A genomic stretch from Streptomyces sp. QL37 includes:
- a CDS encoding NAD(P)H oxidoreductase has protein sequence MPQHSSDTRTALVVVAHHRSDSLTAHTARRAAAQLEAAGFRIDLLDLHAEGFDPRMNVEDQPDWGNREKPYSDETHAHMRRILDADVVVAAFPVYWQSVPAVLKGWIDRVWNYGFAYGRSKPRLAGKRMLWLALAGATADDPIAESMQSVLETNLSDGIAYYCGFSRSTVGLLLDAEERPQRVDAEGNLLVGDAVTGAEREAQYTAFDHRARKFVEEFLADELVAA, from the coding sequence ATGCCGCAGCACAGCAGTGACACCAGGACAGCCCTCGTGGTCGTCGCGCACCACCGCAGCGATTCCCTCACCGCCCACACCGCCCGCCGCGCGGCTGCCCAGCTCGAGGCCGCCGGCTTCCGCATCGACCTGCTCGACCTGCACGCCGAGGGGTTCGACCCTCGGATGAACGTGGAGGACCAGCCGGACTGGGGCAACCGGGAGAAGCCGTACTCGGACGAGACGCACGCCCACATGCGGCGGATCCTCGACGCCGATGTTGTCGTCGCCGCCTTCCCGGTGTACTGGCAGAGCGTGCCCGCCGTCCTCAAGGGATGGATCGACCGCGTATGGAATTACGGGTTCGCCTACGGCCGCAGCAAGCCCCGCCTGGCGGGCAAGCGCATGCTGTGGCTGGCCCTGGCCGGGGCCACCGCAGACGACCCCATCGCGGAGTCGATGCAGTCCGTGCTCGAAACCAACCTGAGCGACGGCATCGCCTACTACTGCGGCTTCTCCCGCTCCACCGTAGGCCTGCTCCTGGACGCGGAGGAGCGACCGCAGCGCGTCGACGCCGAGGGCAATCTGCTGGTCGGCGATGCGGTCACCGGCGCCGAACGGGAGGCGCAGTACACCGCTTTCGACCATCGGGCACGGAAGTTCGTGGAGGAGTTCCTCGCGGACGAACTTGTCGCGGCCTGA
- a CDS encoding AraC family transcriptional regulator: MDPLSSLLSGIRAEGSVVSHAVLTAPWSITFADAAPLTMVSVLRGGGTLLLSDGTERAIGAGDTAIVRGPARFRLADEPATVHRPHTAYEIHCFTADAACTGQELDGIHWGTGPVGATSLIVGAYRASGRRHERLLRALPPVLVVAEDAEVCAWLENSAADAARLSAGSQALMDRLLDWALVCTLRTWFDRAGADAPGWYRGLADRVLAPALHAFHGRPAESWTVASLAAQAGVSRALFARRFTELMGRPPLTYLTECRMDDAEALLADTDLSIAQIAKTVGYADAFGFSAAFKRHKGLSPSTFRTTAA; the protein is encoded by the coding sequence GTGGATCCTCTGAGTTCACTGCTGAGCGGCATCCGGGCCGAGGGCTCGGTCGTCAGCCATGCCGTCCTGACGGCGCCCTGGAGCATCACCTTCGCCGACGCCGCTCCGCTCACCATGGTCAGCGTGCTGCGCGGTGGCGGCACGCTGCTGCTGTCCGACGGCACCGAGCGGGCGATCGGCGCGGGCGACACGGCCATCGTCCGGGGCCCCGCACGGTTCCGCCTCGCGGACGAGCCTGCCACTGTCCACCGCCCCCACACCGCGTACGAGATCCACTGCTTCACCGCGGACGCCGCGTGCACCGGCCAGGAACTCGACGGCATCCACTGGGGCACCGGCCCGGTGGGAGCGACCTCGCTGATCGTGGGCGCCTACCGCGCGTCGGGGCGCCGCCATGAACGGCTCCTGCGCGCCCTGCCGCCCGTCCTGGTCGTCGCAGAGGACGCCGAGGTCTGCGCCTGGCTGGAGAACTCCGCCGCCGACGCCGCCCGGCTCTCAGCCGGTTCGCAGGCGCTGATGGACCGGCTCCTCGACTGGGCTCTGGTCTGCACCCTGCGCACCTGGTTCGACCGGGCGGGTGCCGACGCGCCCGGCTGGTACCGCGGCCTCGCCGACCGGGTCCTCGCCCCCGCCCTGCATGCCTTCCACGGGCGGCCCGCCGAGAGCTGGACGGTCGCGTCGCTGGCCGCTCAAGCCGGCGTCTCCCGCGCACTGTTCGCCCGGCGCTTCACCGAGCTGATGGGCCGTCCGCCTCTCACCTACCTCACCGAGTGCCGCATGGACGACGCCGAGGCGCTCCTGGCCGACACCGATCTCAGCATCGCCCAGATCGCCAAGACCGTGGGCTACGCCGACGCCTTCGGCTTCAGCGCCGCTTTCAAACGCCACAAGGGCCTCAGCCCCAGCACGTTCCGCACCACGGCGGCGTGA
- a CDS encoding M20 family metallopeptidase produces the protein MSRPPQARHGETITSTDMDRVSHLHPMINPTIGYDTRSATQHTTELASYSASPGADRAVLDGSTALPHDGGGSHGPDAAGGTTEGGRTSPEGQWWRFRCGRERDLEVMSSPWQARPA, from the coding sequence GTGAGCCGCCCGCCCCAGGCCCGCCACGGCGAGACCATCACGTCCACCGACATGGACAGGGTCTCCCACCTGCACCCCATGATCAACCCGACCATCGGCTACGACACCAGAAGCGCCACCCAGCACACGACCGAGTTGGCGTCGTACAGCGCCTCACCCGGCGCCGACCGCGCGGTCCTCGACGGATCAACGGCTCTCCCTCACGACGGTGGCGGCAGCCACGGACCTGACGCAGCGGGCGGCACCACTGAGGGAGGTCGCACGTCACCGGAAGGCCAGTGGTGGCGCTTCCGCTGCGGGAGGGAACGGGATCTTGAGGTCATGAGCAGCCCATGGCAGGCTCGTCCCGCATGA
- a CDS encoding DinB family protein, whose protein sequence is MIDEFAKDNLHGRLRRDRTALLWKLDGLSEYDVRRPLTVTGTNLLGLVKHVAGVEARYFGEVFDRPSPEPLSRWQDHDGSDLWAAEDETRDQIMGSYRRTCEHSDATIDELALDAPGHVPWWPEPYRNTNLFAILVHVLGETNRHAGHADILREGVDGRTGMRPEHEVQIDEDARTVYCAKIEQAARSAASAGA, encoded by the coding sequence ATGATCGATGAATTCGCGAAGGACAACCTGCACGGGAGACTGCGGCGGGACCGCACGGCTCTGCTCTGGAAACTCGACGGCCTGTCCGAATACGACGTCCGCCGACCTTTGACAGTGACCGGGACCAACCTGCTCGGCCTGGTCAAACACGTGGCCGGCGTCGAGGCCAGGTACTTCGGCGAAGTCTTCGACCGGCCCTCCCCAGAGCCGCTGTCCCGGTGGCAGGACCACGACGGCAGCGATCTGTGGGCGGCTGAGGACGAGACGCGTGATCAGATCATGGGGTCCTACCGGCGCACGTGTGAACACTCGGACGCGACGATCGACGAGCTTGCCCTGGACGCCCCCGGCCACGTGCCGTGGTGGCCGGAGCCATATCGAAACACGAACCTGTTCGCCATCCTGGTGCACGTCCTCGGCGAAACCAACCGGCATGCCGGGCACGCCGACATCCTGCGCGAAGGCGTCGACGGCCGGACAGGGATGCGCCCCGAACACGAGGTGCAGATCGATGAGGACGCCCGCACCGTCTACTGCGCGAAGATCGAGCAGGCCGCCAGATCGGCCGCATCAGCCGGGGCGTAG
- a CDS encoding ABC transporter permease, which yields MTNSWRAGIQRGGIELRHLLRNGKEMSGHLTNVIVALLVAVYLSDDVPGTRTPMTHLVLAGFAAYLLFQAGLINLPQILVTEREEGTLLRLRATPGGIPAYLVAKCLLVVVLAVGTLTLLLVAGALLADGPLPNGPGDWMTLLWVTALGLLAVVPLGAAIGAVLPNPREALALIMLPTMGLLLTSGTVFPITALPVPVQQVAAVFPLKWTAQGLRSALLPDSARTAEAAGSWELPMVALVLTAWAVLGFLLAVPLLRRAARRESGSRLTARHRKAAQSGAPAA from the coding sequence ATGACGAACAGCTGGCGTGCCGGGATCCAGCGCGGCGGAATCGAGCTGCGGCACCTCCTGCGCAACGGCAAGGAGATGTCCGGCCATCTGACCAACGTGATCGTCGCGTTGCTCGTCGCCGTCTACCTCAGCGACGACGTGCCCGGGACCCGGACCCCGATGACCCATCTGGTGCTGGCGGGCTTCGCCGCCTACCTCCTCTTCCAGGCCGGGCTGATCAACCTCCCGCAGATCCTCGTGACCGAGCGGGAGGAGGGCACCCTGCTGCGACTGCGCGCCACGCCCGGCGGAATACCGGCCTACCTCGTCGCCAAGTGCCTGCTGGTGGTCGTCCTGGCAGTCGGCACCCTGACGCTGCTCCTGGTCGCCGGGGCGCTGCTGGCGGACGGGCCACTGCCGAACGGACCGGGTGACTGGATGACGCTGCTGTGGGTCACCGCACTCGGGCTGCTCGCCGTCGTACCGCTCGGCGCGGCCATAGGCGCCGTACTGCCCAACCCCCGCGAGGCACTGGCATTGATCATGCTGCCGACGATGGGGCTGCTCCTCACCTCGGGGACGGTGTTCCCGATCACCGCCCTGCCCGTGCCGGTCCAGCAGGTGGCGGCAGTCTTTCCGCTCAAGTGGACGGCGCAGGGCCTGCGTTCGGCGCTGCTCCCGGACTCTGCACGGACCGCCGAAGCGGCCGGCTCCTGGGAACTGCCCATGGTCGCGCTGGTCCTCACCGCCTGGGCGGTCCTCGGGTTCCTGCTCGCGGTACCGCTCCTGCGCCGCGCCGCCCGCCGCGAGTCCGGCTCGCGGCTGACCGCCCGCCACCGCAAGGCGGCGCAGAGCGGTGCGCCGGCCGCGTAG
- a CDS encoding ABC transporter ATP-binding protein has protein sequence MAYGDVDVLRGVDLDIHRGEVFALLGPNGAGKTTTVEILEGFRQRSGGEVSVLAMDPERGGDAWRARIGLVLQSWRDHRRWRVAELLTHFATYYPDPRDPAELLALVGLTDQAGRRVDRLSGGQRRRLDVALGIVGRPELLFLDEPTTGFDPQARHDFHVLVEQLARDEGVTVLLTTHDLAEAERLADRIAMLVGGRIRACGTPAELALRAAAQAEVRWTADDGTPRRERTEDPSHLVWELHRHADGPIADLEVRRPTLEDTYLHMVHREADGTDVTGGTDRDADEEAPAA, from the coding sequence ATGGCGTACGGCGACGTCGACGTCCTGCGTGGTGTCGATCTGGACATCCACCGCGGCGAGGTCTTCGCGCTGCTCGGACCCAACGGCGCGGGAAAGACCACCACCGTCGAGATCCTGGAAGGTTTCCGGCAGCGTTCCGGCGGGGAGGTGAGCGTCCTCGCCATGGATCCCGAGCGGGGCGGCGACGCGTGGCGAGCCCGGATCGGCCTGGTCCTGCAGTCCTGGCGCGACCACCGCCGCTGGCGGGTCGCCGAGCTGCTGACCCACTTCGCGACCTATTACCCCGACCCGCGCGACCCGGCCGAACTGCTGGCTCTGGTCGGCCTCACCGACCAGGCCGGCCGGCGCGTGGACCGGCTGTCCGGCGGCCAGCGCCGGCGCCTCGACGTCGCACTCGGCATTGTCGGCCGCCCCGAACTCCTCTTCCTGGACGAGCCGACCACCGGCTTCGACCCTCAGGCACGGCACGACTTCCACGTCCTGGTCGAACAGCTGGCCCGCGACGAGGGCGTCACCGTCCTGCTCACCACCCACGACCTGGCGGAGGCCGAGCGCCTCGCCGACCGGATCGCCATGCTGGTCGGCGGCCGGATCCGGGCCTGTGGCACACCCGCGGAACTGGCCCTGCGAGCCGCCGCGCAGGCCGAGGTCCGCTGGACGGCCGACGACGGGACGCCTCGCCGCGAACGCACGGAGGACCCCTCACATCTGGTCTGGGAACTCCACCGGCACGCGGACGGCCCGATCGCCGACCTGGAGGTCCGCCGCCCGACGCTGGAGGACACCTACCTGCACATGGTGCACCGAGAGGCCGACGGCACGGACGTCACCGGCGGCACGGACAGGGACGCGGACGAGGAGGCACCGGCCGCATGA
- a CDS encoding transcriptional regulator has product MSTPDGFDELIHPATRLSVVALLAATEYADFAFIRDSLSLSDSALSKQLHTLVGAGYLELRKEGGGRNRRTKVRLTDRGRSAFEGHVAALRAIVDSAGPATGAAQQQPRAEAGR; this is encoded by the coding sequence ATGAGCACACCCGACGGCTTCGACGAGCTGATCCACCCCGCCACCCGGCTGTCGGTGGTCGCGCTGCTCGCCGCGACCGAGTACGCGGACTTCGCGTTCATCCGCGACAGCCTCTCGCTCAGCGACTCCGCGCTCTCCAAGCAACTGCACACTTTGGTGGGGGCCGGATACCTGGAGCTCCGGAAGGAGGGCGGAGGCCGTAACCGCCGCACGAAGGTACGGCTGACGGACCGCGGTCGCTCAGCCTTCGAGGGACATGTGGCGGCACTCCGGGCCATCGTCGACAGCGCCGGACCCGCGACCGGGGCGGCGCAGCAGCAGCCCCGCGCGGAGGCGGGCCGGTGA
- a CDS encoding HD domain-containing protein — MSLDALPVPDSMTSAAALEVATAYHSPALLNHSLRAYVWAAAGGVAGSIPFDAELLYVAALFHDIGLVPVFDSHTVAFEEAGGHVAQVFAAGAGWPARRRARLSDVIARHMRPRVEASTDPEGHLLARATATEVVGKDADDYSAAFRAEVLERYPRLDLTERFLACFQAQAARKPGSSAAGAVRSGLAERMASNPLDSTVQSAPSSTSAAGTG, encoded by the coding sequence ATGTCGCTCGACGCACTTCCCGTGCCCGACAGCATGACGTCGGCCGCCGCCCTGGAGGTGGCGACCGCCTACCATTCCCCCGCGCTGCTCAACCATTCCCTGCGTGCGTACGTGTGGGCGGCCGCAGGCGGCGTGGCAGGAAGCATTCCCTTCGACGCGGAACTCCTCTACGTCGCTGCTCTGTTCCACGACATCGGGTTGGTGCCGGTCTTCGACAGCCACACTGTTGCGTTCGAGGAGGCAGGTGGCCACGTCGCCCAGGTCTTCGCAGCGGGCGCCGGATGGCCGGCCAGGCGCCGCGCACGCCTCTCGGACGTGATCGCCCGCCATATGCGGCCGCGGGTGGAGGCCTCCACTGATCCCGAGGGGCACCTGCTGGCCCGCGCCACCGCGACCGAAGTCGTCGGCAAGGACGCGGACGACTACTCGGCCGCCTTCCGGGCCGAGGTGCTGGAACGCTACCCCAGGCTCGACCTCACCGAGCGGTTCCTGGCGTGCTTCCAGGCCCAGGCCGCTCGCAAACCCGGCAGTTCCGCGGCCGGTGCGGTGCGATCGGGACTGGCCGAAAGAATGGCATCCAACCCGCTCGACTCCACCGTCCAGAGCGCGCCGAGCAGCACATCAGCGGCTGGCACGGGCTGA